Proteins encoded together in one Desulfosporosinus meridiei DSM 13257 window:
- a CDS encoding sensor domain-containing diguanylate cyclase: MSRSLKGGVFIKLDILTLAFILSLTLVTQVSALFLQYRVNKTYSGIGCWLLGSSLMALGFIFMPLLTVKSLEMLARIANPLVILGHIFLYIGILQFLNKKLNQWIPISIFLFFTLSYYNYMYFNNDISSRTVVVQATIAIISFMISYQLFFKNDRLISCSANFTATVFLVYGCFSTLRTFLAIMLPPMRSYSDQAATLIVGFIVPIITSALWTFGLIIMVNQRLNNENQVEKEKLQLVFNTSPDAELITRLNDGLFVDVNTGFSVLSGYTRAEVIGTATLKIIWHNIADQKSFTTKLNDRGICVNEEFLFQRKDGSQFVGMISGRIIEINTVPHIISVIRDITERKLAEQQIQKLVQQLEIEKNTAQLNSITDSLTGLANRRYFDEALRTEFYRMKRSGSTLSLIMLDVDYFKKFNDRYGHLAGDECLRLVGTTLRTIVGRAPDIVARYGGEEFVVILPETDKNGAKSLGERIRKAVEELAIPHAASDIAECVTVSLGVVTVYTNRLASPEKVVSLADEALYCAKKGGRNQIAVAPQLVTKVLSD, from the coding sequence ATGTCAAGATCCTTGAAAGGAGGGGTGTTTATAAAACTTGACATTCTAACCCTTGCTTTTATCCTCAGTTTGACATTGGTCACCCAGGTTAGCGCTCTTTTTCTCCAATATAGAGTGAATAAAACCTACAGTGGAATTGGATGTTGGCTGCTGGGTTCTAGTTTAATGGCACTGGGATTTATCTTTATGCCCCTGTTAACCGTAAAATCCCTCGAAATGCTTGCCAGGATCGCTAACCCACTGGTGATTTTAGGGCATATCTTCTTATATATCGGCATTTTACAGTTCCTAAATAAGAAATTGAATCAATGGATACCAATTTCGATTTTTTTATTTTTTACTCTTTCCTATTATAATTACATGTATTTCAATAATGATATTTCTTCACGTACAGTTGTCGTACAAGCTACGATAGCTATTATTTCATTTATGATCTCATACCAGCTTTTCTTCAAAAATGACAGACTTATCTCTTGCTCAGCCAACTTTACCGCCACTGTTTTTCTCGTATATGGATGTTTTTCAACATTACGTACCTTTTTGGCAATTATGTTACCTCCTATGCGCTCATATAGTGACCAAGCGGCGACTCTTATCGTTGGATTTATTGTTCCAATCATCACAAGTGCTTTATGGACATTTGGGTTGATTATCATGGTAAATCAGAGGCTAAATAATGAAAATCAAGTAGAAAAAGAAAAGTTGCAATTGGTCTTTAACACAAGTCCAGATGCCGAATTGATAACGCGATTGAATGATGGCTTATTTGTTGACGTCAATACTGGATTTTCAGTATTAAGTGGCTACACTCGTGCCGAGGTCATAGGAACTGCTACATTAAAAATAATCTGGCATAATATCGCGGATCAAAAGTCTTTCACAACTAAGTTGAATGATCGAGGAATTTGTGTAAACGAGGAATTTCTTTTCCAACGTAAAGATGGAAGTCAGTTTGTGGGAATGATCTCAGGCAGGATCATTGAGATTAACACAGTACCCCATATTATTAGTGTGATTCGTGACATTACAGAGCGCAAGCTGGCAGAGCAGCAAATACAAAAGCTGGTTCAACAGCTTGAAATCGAGAAGAATACCGCTCAGCTCAATTCGATTACTGACAGTCTGACAGGTTTGGCGAATCGTAGATATTTTGATGAGGCTCTCAGAACAGAGTTTTACAGGATGAAGCGATCTGGGTCAACTTTGTCGCTAATCATGCTAGATGTAGATTATTTTAAAAAATTCAATGACCGCTATGGCCATTTAGCCGGAGATGAGTGCTTGCGGCTGGTTGGAACTACATTAAGAACGATTGTTGGGCGAGCGCCTGACATTGTTGCACGATATGGAGGAGAAGAGTTTGTTGTTATACTGCCCGAGACAGACAAAAATGGGGCTAAATCTTTGGGAGAGCGAATCCGGAAAGCAGTTGAAGAGCTTGCTATTCCACACGCTGCATCCGACATTGCTGAATGTGTTACGGTTAGCCTCGGGGTTGTAACCGTTTACACGAACCGTTTAGCATCACCAGAGAAAGTTGTGTCACTAGCTGATGAAGCACTTTATTGTGCCAAAAAAGGAGGACGTAACCAGATCGCGGTTGCACCTCAACTTGTTACAAAGGTGCTATCAGATTGA